In Candidatus Desulforudis audaxviator MP104C, a genomic segment contains:
- a CDS encoding CDP-glycerol glycerophosphotransferase family protein: MLAVHTRQAQFLPFVLDRFPNADVLVILWSSREEVFLPDRELPRSYRVFKVLDEVSKAHPDPRAILTVMTKADLLLQKHTKHMVFGQPVFKVWLRKLLLVSIKMVHVMTRMFLENPIKVILSNGEIANPGLTLSLLAAQYNLPFVNALTSLITDRNLIPTRAAYYCVWGEYYRAWLEKRGIEASKIILTGNLRFEYDRHPSSFSRQSIQSLLNYPENNLVFMYTTQPFSDKVKRAVTQWINQAVTDHPVTVLIKPHPYDKFDYGPFTKTGRIVIVPESLKLYDLLPNIDFIMTISSDTAIEAALLQKGIIVLQPELPYHFDLNNNDFHSFLTRCQAGFVASSPKSLRNILADLCRSEEMRNNLHAMGQKFLNNTIRNGTLSTPSKDMYQFIKTILN; the protein is encoded by the coding sequence ATGTTAGCCGTGCATACACGGCAGGCACAGTTTCTTCCTTTTGTTCTGGACCGTTTCCCCAACGCTGATGTACTGGTTATTCTATGGTCCTCCCGGGAAGAGGTTTTTTTGCCCGACCGTGAACTGCCCCGGTCTTACCGGGTGTTCAAAGTCTTGGATGAGGTATCGAAAGCACATCCGGATCCACGCGCGATATTGACTGTGATGACAAAAGCGGACTTGCTCCTGCAAAAGCATACAAAACACATGGTCTTCGGTCAGCCCGTGTTCAAGGTGTGGCTTCGTAAACTGCTGCTGGTTTCCATCAAGATGGTTCACGTGATGACGCGGATGTTTCTGGAAAACCCGATCAAGGTGATACTGAGTAACGGGGAGATCGCGAATCCGGGTCTGACCCTCTCCCTTTTGGCGGCTCAGTACAATCTTCCCTTCGTAAACGCGTTGACCAGCCTAATTACAGACCGGAACTTAATTCCCACCAGAGCCGCCTATTATTGTGTTTGGGGGGAGTATTACCGGGCCTGGTTGGAGAAAAGAGGTATTGAAGCCTCCAAAATCATCTTGACAGGAAACCTGCGCTTCGAATATGATCGACACCCCAGCAGCTTCAGCAGACAATCCATCCAATCACTGCTGAATTACCCCGAAAACAATCTGGTTTTCATGTACACAACTCAACCCTTCTCCGACAAAGTCAAACGCGCTGTGACCCAATGGATTAATCAGGCAGTCACCGACCACCCGGTAACGGTACTCATTAAGCCTCATCCTTACGATAAGTTCGATTATGGTCCATTTACCAAAACGGGCCGCATTGTTATAGTGCCGGAGTCGCTCAAGCTGTATGATTTGTTGCCGAACATCGATTTTATCATGACCATATCTTCAGACACGGCTATTGAGGCGGCACTTCTGCAAAAGGGTATTATTGTTCTTCAGCCTGAACTACCCTATCATTTTGATCTCAATAATAACGATTTTCACTCTTTTCTGACCAGATGCCAGGCCGGCTTTGTTGCTTCTTCACCAAAAAGCTTACGCAACATTTTAGCCGATCTCTGTCGGAGTGAGGAAATGCGCAACAATCTACATGCAATGGGGCAAAAATTCCTTAACAATACCATCCGGAATGGCACTTTATCCACGCCGTCTAAAGATATGTATCAATTCATAAAGACAATACTTAATTAA